A genomic stretch from Caulobacter sp. FWC2 includes:
- a CDS encoding FdhF/YdeP family oxidoreductase, whose product MADDKVASGKVEGVRPYTHPAGGWDALKAVAGALVDQETVVEGGKTLMRANQPEGFDCPGCAWPDPKHTSSFEFCENGAKAVAWEATTKRATPEVFAQHTVSELLTWSDHAIEDLGRLTQPMAYDPADDHYKVIPWDEAFARAGAALKALAHPDEAEFYASGRASNEAAFLYQLLGRRFGTNNFPDCSNMCHEPTSVGLPDSIGLGKGSVTLEDFDHADLILCFGHNPGTNHPRMMTSLRDASRRGATILAFNPLKERALEKFAAPQDPVEMATLSSTPIASAYFQLKIGGDAAFVQGMMKAVLALEARDGGVLDRAFIEEHTAGFEILAAQLEAIDWADIEAGSGMSRERIEEAAVVYAKAKATILCYGMGLTQHRDSSGTVQQLVNLLLLKGNIGRAGAGICPLRGHSNVQGNRTVGIWEKPSKALSDAIQTVFGFEPPREHGHTVVETIEAMEAGRSKVFLGLGGNFAVAAPDPVRTFAAMRKLDMAVHIATKPNRTHLLIGKDAILLPCLGRTEMDVRAGVRQSVTVEDSMSMVHASRGLNPPASEHLMSEPAIVSGIAHATFGEDPHVDWLALADDYDAVRDLIARVFPGFEDYNDRVRVPGGFRLPVGPTERIWKTASGKANFLPFDPKGGDPRQGDPDVMILTTLRSHDQYNTTIYGLNDRYRGVFGRRDVIFANPDDMARLGLAQGDLVDLGAAFDETGERVVRAFTVVARDIPPGCLAAYYPETNVVVSLDDHDQRSGTPAYKSAPVRLRKHQAAWAR is encoded by the coding sequence ATGGCGGACGACAAGGTTGCTTCAGGCAAGGTCGAGGGCGTTCGCCCCTACACCCATCCCGCCGGCGGCTGGGACGCGCTGAAGGCCGTGGCCGGCGCGCTGGTCGACCAAGAGACGGTGGTCGAGGGCGGCAAGACCCTGATGCGGGCCAACCAGCCGGAGGGCTTCGACTGCCCTGGCTGCGCCTGGCCCGACCCGAAGCACACCAGCTCGTTCGAGTTCTGCGAGAACGGCGCCAAGGCCGTGGCCTGGGAGGCGACGACCAAGCGCGCGACGCCCGAAGTCTTCGCCCAGCACACGGTCAGCGAGCTGCTGACCTGGAGCGACCACGCCATCGAGGACCTGGGCCGGCTGACCCAGCCCATGGCCTACGACCCGGCTGACGACCATTATAAAGTGATCCCGTGGGACGAGGCCTTCGCCCGCGCCGGCGCCGCGCTTAAGGCCCTGGCCCATCCGGACGAGGCGGAGTTCTACGCCTCGGGACGGGCCAGTAACGAGGCGGCGTTCCTGTACCAGCTGCTGGGCCGCCGGTTCGGGACCAACAATTTCCCGGACTGCTCGAACATGTGCCACGAGCCGACCAGCGTCGGCCTGCCGGACTCGATCGGCCTGGGCAAGGGTTCGGTGACCCTGGAGGACTTCGACCACGCCGACCTGATCCTGTGCTTCGGGCACAATCCCGGCACCAACCATCCTCGGATGATGACCTCGCTGCGCGACGCCAGCCGGCGCGGCGCCACGATCCTGGCCTTCAATCCGCTGAAAGAGCGGGCGCTGGAGAAGTTCGCCGCGCCGCAGGATCCGGTCGAGATGGCGACCCTGAGCTCGACCCCGATCGCCTCGGCCTATTTCCAGCTGAAGATCGGCGGCGACGCGGCCTTCGTGCAGGGCATGATGAAGGCTGTTCTGGCCCTGGAGGCCCGCGACGGCGGCGTCCTGGATCGCGCCTTCATCGAGGAGCACACCGCCGGCTTCGAGATCCTGGCCGCCCAGCTCGAGGCCATCGACTGGGCCGATATCGAGGCCGGCAGCGGCATGTCGCGCGAACGGATCGAGGAGGCGGCGGTTGTCTACGCCAAGGCCAAGGCGACCATCCTCTGCTACGGCATGGGCCTGACCCAGCACCGCGACAGCTCCGGCACGGTGCAGCAACTGGTCAACCTGCTGCTGCTGAAGGGCAATATCGGTCGGGCAGGGGCGGGGATCTGCCCGCTGCGCGGCCACTCCAACGTCCAGGGCAACCGCACGGTCGGCATCTGGGAGAAGCCGTCCAAGGCGCTGTCCGACGCGATCCAGACAGTCTTCGGCTTCGAGCCGCCGCGCGAGCACGGCCACACGGTGGTCGAGACAATCGAGGCGATGGAAGCCGGCCGGTCCAAGGTATTTCTGGGCCTGGGCGGCAATTTCGCCGTGGCCGCGCCCGACCCGGTGCGGACCTTCGCGGCCATGCGCAAGCTGGACATGGCCGTCCATATCGCCACCAAGCCCAACCGCACGCACCTGCTGATCGGCAAGGACGCGATCCTGCTGCCGTGCCTGGGCCGCACCGAGATGGACGTCCGCGCCGGCGTGCGCCAGTCGGTGACGGTCGAGGACTCTATGTCGATGGTCCACGCCTCGCGCGGGCTCAATCCGCCGGCGTCCGAGCACCTGATGTCCGAGCCGGCCATTGTGTCGGGGATCGCCCACGCGACTTTCGGCGAGGATCCGCATGTCGACTGGCTGGCCCTGGCCGACGACTACGATGCGGTTCGCGACCTGATCGCCCGGGTCTTCCCAGGCTTCGAAGACTATAATGACAGGGTCCGGGTTCCGGGCGGTTTCCGCCTGCCAGTCGGGCCGACGGAGCGGATCTGGAAGACCGCCAGCGGCAAGGCCAACTTCCTACCGTTCGATCCCAAGGGCGGCGATCCGCGCCAGGGCGATCCAGACGTGATGATCCTGACCACTCTGCGCAGCCACGACCAGTACAACACCACGATCTATGGACTGAACGACCGCTATCGCGGGGTGTTCGGCCGCCGCGACGTGATCTTCGCCAATCCCGACGACATGGCGCGGCTGGGCTTGGCGCAGGGCGATCTCGTCGACCTCGGCGCGGCGTTCGACGAGACCGGCGAGCGGGTCGTCCGGGCCTTCACCGTGGTGGCGCGCGACATCCCGCCGGGCTGCCTGGCCGCCTAC
- the fdhD gene encoding formate dehydrogenase accessory sulfurtransferase FdhD yields the protein MSRSSATPRPALQWRAGTPVQALERPLPRETAVGLSFAGRPHTVLMATPQDVEDLALGFVITEGIASAADVLDIVRKDEALGILVDIRLAPGALARKARPRNLEGRSSCGLCGVQRLADAVRPLPVLGEGGRIEHAAIPRALAALEAEQALGRLTRATHAAAFFNKDGGLVAVREDVGRHNALDKLAGLMAREAIDAADGFVVATSRASFEMVEKTARMGCPILVAVSAPTELAVVKAQEANLTLVALARADGHAVFAGGERLIESELEPV from the coding sequence ATGTCGCGTTCGTCCGCCACCCCACGTCCCGCTTTGCAATGGCGCGCCGGGACTCCCGTCCAGGCCCTTGAGCGGCCGTTGCCGCGCGAGACCGCCGTGGGCCTCTCGTTCGCCGGCCGCCCGCACACGGTGCTGATGGCCACGCCGCAGGACGTCGAGGACCTGGCCCTGGGCTTTGTGATCACCGAAGGCATCGCCAGCGCCGCCGACGTGCTGGACATCGTCCGCAAAGATGAGGCGCTGGGTATCCTGGTTGATATCCGCCTGGCGCCCGGCGCCCTGGCCAGAAAGGCCCGGCCGCGCAACCTGGAAGGCCGCTCCAGTTGCGGGCTTTGCGGCGTGCAGCGCCTGGCGGACGCGGTGCGGCCGCTGCCGGTTCTGGGCGAGGGCGGGCGGATCGAACACGCCGCCATCCCCCGCGCCCTGGCGGCGCTGGAGGCGGAACAGGCCCTGGGTCGGCTGACCCGCGCCACCCACGCGGCGGCGTTCTTCAATAAAGACGGCGGCCTGGTCGCGGTCCGCGAGGATGTCGGCCGGCACAACGCCCTCGACAAGCTGGCCGGCCTGATGGCCCGCGAGGCGATCGACGCGGCGGACGGCTTCGTCGTCGCCACCAGCCGCGCCTCGTTCGAGATGGTCGAGAAGACCGCCCGCATGGGCTGTCCGATCCTGGTCGCGGTCTCGGCCCCGACCGAGCTGGCGGTGGTCAAGGCGCAGGAGGCCAACCTGACGCTGGTCGCCCTGGCCCGCGCCGACGGCCACGCGGTGTTCGCCGGCGGCGAGCGTCTTATAGAGTCAGAGTTGGAGCCGGTCTGA
- a CDS encoding FAD-dependent oxidoreductase, producing MAGTTLETRRAQMFPRLEAAEIERLRRFGQVIHAEAGSALATAGVASPGLFVILAGRVAISRRDAHDEHQTIVEHDAGQFVGEIAQLSGRPSLVDVKALTQVEALLIAPERLRAVLVAEAELGEQIMRALILRRVSLIETGAGGPIIIGREADAEVIRLSGFLARNGHPYQHLDPDQMDCARVLIERFHVDDSELPIVLCPNGEILRKPTNHQLGRCIGLVGPIDANRLYDVAIVGAGPAGLATAVYAASEGLSVLVLDTRAFGGQAGASARIENYLGFPTGITGMALMGRAYGQAQKFGAELAIPDEVASLVCEDDGQHRYRLALASGETAQAKTVVIASGARYRRLEVENLDRFEGACVHYWASPLEAKLCAGQEVALVGAGNSAGQAAVYLASQVKKVWMIVRGESLAATMSRYLIDRIESTPNIEVIVKSAIVDLEAEDGKPNQLSAVRWRGSDGVETVQAVSHLFLFIGAAPNTAWLTHCHVELDNHGFVRTGTDLAPGHPLLQTSRKGVFAIGDVRAGSVKRVGAAIGEGAQAVAAIHAYLAEA from the coding sequence ATGGCTGGCACGACCCTCGAGACGCGACGCGCGCAGATGTTCCCTCGGCTGGAGGCGGCCGAGATCGAGCGGCTGCGCCGCTTTGGCCAGGTGATCCACGCCGAGGCCGGGTCGGCCCTGGCCACGGCCGGCGTCGCCTCGCCCGGCCTGTTCGTGATCCTGGCCGGCCGGGTGGCGATCAGCCGCCGCGACGCCCACGACGAGCACCAGACGATCGTCGAGCACGACGCCGGGCAGTTCGTCGGCGAGATCGCCCAGCTGTCGGGCCGTCCGTCTCTGGTCGACGTCAAGGCGCTCACCCAGGTCGAGGCCCTGCTGATCGCCCCCGAACGCCTGCGCGCCGTGCTGGTCGCCGAGGCTGAGTTAGGCGAACAGATCATGCGGGCCCTGATCCTGCGCCGGGTCAGCCTGATCGAGACCGGGGCCGGCGGCCCGATCATCATCGGCCGCGAAGCCGACGCCGAGGTCATCCGCCTGTCGGGCTTCCTGGCCCGCAACGGCCACCCCTATCAGCACCTCGACCCCGACCAGATGGACTGCGCCAGGGTGCTGATCGAGCGCTTCCACGTCGACGACAGCGAGCTGCCGATCGTGCTGTGTCCGAACGGCGAAATCCTGCGAAAGCCCACCAATCACCAGTTGGGTCGCTGCATCGGCCTCGTCGGGCCGATCGACGCCAACCGCCTCTATGATGTCGCCATCGTCGGGGCCGGCCCGGCCGGCCTGGCCACCGCCGTCTACGCCGCCTCGGAAGGGCTGTCGGTGCTGGTGCTCGACACCCGCGCCTTCGGCGGCCAGGCCGGGGCCTCAGCGCGGATCGAGAACTATCTGGGCTTCCCCACCGGCATCACCGGCATGGCCCTTATGGGCCGCGCCTATGGCCAGGCCCAGAAGTTCGGGGCCGAGCTGGCCATTCCCGACGAGGTCGCCTCCCTGGTCTGTGAGGACGACGGCCAGCACCGCTATCGCCTGGCCCTCGCCAGCGGCGAGACCGCGCAAGCCAAGACCGTCGTCATCGCCAGCGGGGCCCGCTATCGCCGGCTGGAGGTCGAGAACCTCGACCGCTTCGAAGGCGCCTGCGTCCATTACTGGGCCTCGCCGCTGGAGGCCAAGCTGTGCGCCGGCCAGGAGGTCGCCCTGGTCGGGGCCGGCAACTCCGCGGGTCAGGCGGCCGTCTATCTCGCCAGCCAGGTCAAGAAGGTCTGGATGATCGTCCGCGGCGAGAGCCTGGCGGCGACCATGTCGCGCTACCTGATCGACCGGATCGAGAGCACGCCCAATATCGAGGTCATCGTCAAAAGCGCGATCGTCGATCTGGAGGCCGAGGACGGCAAGCCCAACCAGCTGTCGGCCGTGCGCTGGCGGGGTAGCGACGGCGTCGAGACCGTCCAGGCGGTCAGCCACCTCTTCCTGTTCATCGGCGCCGCGCCCAACACCGCCTGGCTCACCCACTGCCATGTCGAGCTGGACAATCACGGCTTCGTCCGCACCGGGACCGATCTCGCGCCCGGCCATCCGCTGCTGCAGACCAGCCGCAAGGGCGTGTTCGCGATCGGCGACGTCCGGGCCGGCTCGGTCAAGCGGGTCGGCGCCGCCATCGGCGAAGGCGCCCAGGCCGTCGCCGCCATCCACGCCTATCTCGCCGAAGCCTGA
- a CDS encoding UBP-type zinc finger domain-containing protein, translating to MTCKHGDTIHHVTPSAKGCEECLKTGGWWVHLRLCRTCGHVGCCDDSPSRHATAHFRATKHPIIEGYAPPEGWGWCFVDEEFVELPDQTPQVGPIPRFVEG from the coding sequence ATGACCTGCAAGCACGGCGACACCATCCATCACGTCACGCCCAGCGCCAAGGGCTGCGAGGAGTGCCTCAAGACCGGCGGCTGGTGGGTCCACCTGCGCCTGTGCCGGACCTGCGGCCATGTCGGCTGCTGCGACGACAGCCCCAGCAGGCACGCCACCGCCCACTTCCGCGCCACCAAACACCCGATCATCGAGGGCTACGCCCCACCGGAAGGCTGGGGTTGGTGCTTCGTTGACGAGGAATTCGTGGAGCTGCCCGACCAGACCCCGCAGGTCGGACCGATCCCCAGGTTCGTCGAGGGCTGA
- a CDS encoding serine hydrolase, translating to MKLKILALGAASLLLTSPALAAGQSCPADYAKQARALVDEQVKAGRFSGSVLVAKDGAPLLREGFGAADREWEIPNAPDTKFRLGSLTKQFTATAILQLAEAGKLSIDDPVSKFYADAPAAWSKITIKHLLNHTSGIPSYTGIPGFFENGSSKKPLKPAEIVKLTQDKPLEFEPGSKFAYDNTGYILLGVVIEKVSGQTYADYLSQHIFQPLGMKNTGYDVSAEILAKRASGYQPDKAAWRNADYLDMTLPYAAGSLYSTVDDLLIWNTALTDGKILSDASRKAAWTENLEHYGFGWGIAMQDGHERVSHNGGINGFSTAMNRYPKDGLVTIVLSNFQAAPSTPMANNLAGLCFGTYAAPKAVALSTATLDKYVGSYALSPTFILKVFRDGDKLVTQATGQGPVALVATAPGEFTAVGPDAKLSFKQTGDAPATALVLHQGGRDMEAPRVADKP from the coding sequence ATGAAGCTCAAGATCCTGGCGCTCGGCGCGGCCAGCCTGCTGCTCACCAGCCCAGCCCTGGCCGCTGGTCAAAGCTGCCCGGCCGACTACGCCAAGCAGGCCCGCGCCCTGGTGGACGAGCAGGTCAAGGCCGGCCGCTTCTCGGGTTCGGTGCTGGTGGCCAAGGACGGCGCGCCGCTGCTGCGCGAAGGCTTCGGCGCGGCCGACCGCGAATGGGAGATCCCCAATGCGCCCGACACCAAGTTCCGCCTCGGTTCCCTGACCAAGCAGTTCACCGCCACCGCTATCCTGCAACTGGCCGAGGCCGGCAAGCTGTCGATCGACGACCCGGTCTCCAAGTTCTACGCCGACGCCCCGGCGGCCTGGTCGAAGATCACGATCAAGCATCTGCTGAACCACACCTCGGGCATCCCCAGCTACACGGGCATTCCGGGCTTCTTCGAGAACGGCTCGTCCAAGAAGCCGCTGAAGCCGGCGGAGATCGTCAAGCTCACCCAGGACAAGCCGCTTGAGTTCGAGCCAGGCAGCAAGTTCGCCTATGACAACACCGGCTACATCCTGCTGGGCGTGGTCATCGAGAAGGTCTCGGGCCAGACCTATGCCGACTATCTGAGCCAGCACATCTTCCAGCCGCTGGGCATGAAGAACACCGGCTATGACGTCAGCGCCGAGATCCTGGCCAAGCGCGCCTCGGGTTACCAGCCCGACAAGGCCGCCTGGCGCAACGCCGACTATCTGGACATGACCCTGCCCTATGCGGCCGGCTCGCTCTATTCGACCGTCGACGATCTGCTGATCTGGAACACCGCCCTGACGGACGGCAAGATCCTGAGCGACGCCTCGCGCAAGGCCGCCTGGACCGAGAACCTCGAGCACTACGGCTTTGGCTGGGGCATCGCCATGCAGGACGGCCACGAGCGGGTGTCGCACAACGGCGGCATCAACGGCTTCAGCACCGCGATGAACCGCTATCCGAAGGACGGCCTGGTCACGATCGTGCTGTCGAACTTCCAGGCCGCGCCGTCCACGCCGATGGCCAACAACCTGGCGGGCCTGTGCTTCGGGACCTACGCGGCGCCCAAAGCCGTCGCCCTGTCGACCGCGACCCTGGACAAATATGTCGGGTCCTACGCCCTGAGCCCGACCTTCATCCTCAAGGTGTTCCGCGACGGCGACAAGCTGGTGACCCAGGCCACCGGCCAGGGCCCGGTCGCCCTCGTCGCCACCGCGCCGGGCGAGTTCACGGCGGTTGGCCCCGACGCCAAGCTGAGCTTCAAGCAGACCGGCGATGCGCCGGCGACGGCGCTGGTGCTGCACCAGGGCGGCCGCGACATGGAAGCGCCGCGTGTCGCGGACAAGCCGTAG
- the tuf gene encoding elongation factor Tu, whose product MAKEKFERTKPHCNIGTIGHVDHGKTTLTAAITITLAKSGGATAKNYADIDAAPEEKARGITINTAHVEYETANRHYAHVDCPGHADYVKNMITGAAQMDGAILVVSAADGPMPQTREHILLARQVGVPALVVFMNKVDMVDDEELLELVEMEVRELLSSYQFPGDDIPITKGSALAAVENRDAKIGEEAILALMASVDAYIPQPERPVDLPFLMPVEDVFSISGRGTVVTGRIEKGIVKVGEEVEIVGIRPVQKTTCTGVEMFRKLLDQGQAGDNVGVLLRGTKREDVERGQVLCKPGSITPHTKFVAEAYILNKEEGGRHTPFFTNYRPQFYFRTTDVTGIIKLKEGVEMIMPGDNAELDVELITPIAMDQGLRFAIREGGRTVGAGVVAKIVE is encoded by the coding sequence ATGGCCAAGGAAAAGTTCGAACGCACTAAGCCGCACTGCAACATCGGCACCATCGGTCACGTTGACCATGGCAAGACGACGCTGACGGCGGCGATCACGATCACGCTGGCGAAGTCGGGCGGCGCGACCGCCAAGAACTACGCCGACATCGACGCCGCGCCGGAAGAAAAGGCCCGCGGCATCACGATCAACACGGCTCACGTCGAGTATGAGACGGCCAACCGTCACTATGCTCACGTCGACTGCCCCGGCCACGCCGACTACGTGAAGAACATGATCACGGGCGCCGCCCAGATGGACGGCGCGATCCTGGTCGTGTCGGCCGCCGACGGCCCGATGCCGCAGACCCGCGAGCACATCCTGCTGGCCCGCCAGGTCGGCGTGCCGGCCCTGGTCGTGTTCATGAACAAGGTCGACATGGTCGACGACGAAGAGCTGCTGGAGCTCGTCGAAATGGAAGTGCGCGAGCTGCTGAGCTCGTACCAGTTCCCGGGCGACGACATTCCGATCACCAAGGGTTCGGCCCTGGCCGCCGTGGAAAACCGCGACGCCAAGATCGGCGAAGAGGCGATCCTGGCGCTGATGGCTTCGGTCGACGCCTACATCCCGCAGCCGGAACGCCCCGTTGACCTGCCGTTCCTGATGCCGGTCGAAGACGTGTTCTCGATCTCGGGCCGCGGCACCGTGGTCACGGGCCGTATCGAAAAGGGCATCGTGAAGGTCGGCGAAGAAGTCGAAATCGTCGGCATCCGTCCGGTTCAGAAGACGACCTGCACGGGCGTCGAAATGTTCCGCAAGCTGCTGGACCAGGGTCAAGCCGGCGACAACGTGGGCGTGCTGCTGCGCGGCACCAAGCGTGAAGACGTCGAGCGCGGCCAAGTGCTGTGCAAGCCGGGTTCGATCACCCCGCACACGAAGTTCGTGGCCGAGGCCTACATCCTGAACAAGGAAGAAGGCGGCCGTCACACCCCGTTCTTCACCAACTACCGTCCGCAGTTCTACTTCCGCACGACCGATGTCACCGGCATCATCAAGCTGAAGGAAGGCGTGGAAATGATCATGCCGGGCGACAACGCCGAGCTGGACGTCGAGCTGATCACCCCGATCGCCATGGACCAAGGCCTGCGCTTCGCCATCCGCGAAGGCGGCCGCACGGTCGGTGCCGGCGTGGTTGCGAAGATCGTCGAGTAA
- the rlmB gene encoding 23S rRNA (guanosine(2251)-2'-O)-methyltransferase RlmB, producing MSSHSERNDRKRPSAPGRDFRSKPRNKNEFSRGQGDAKDWIWGTHAVEAALSNPLRPAPKRLLATPDRAKRLGPDLQKLTCLQVMEGQEIAKHLPQGAVHQGLALKIDEAESLSIAEMGSPAKGLLVMLDQITDPQNIGAIFRSAAAFGAKGVILQDRHAPVLSGVLAKTAVGAVDKVAHARVVNLSRALEELADMGWRAVALAGEAEESLEAVLDHQPTVLVLGSEGEGVRRLVAEHCDALGKIPMPGGFESLNVSAAAAIALYEASKVRAPDETVS from the coding sequence GTGTCCTCTCATTCCGAACGCAACGACCGGAAACGTCCTTCTGCACCCGGACGCGATTTTCGTTCCAAGCCCCGGAATAAAAACGAGTTTTCTCGCGGCCAGGGCGACGCCAAGGACTGGATTTGGGGGACTCATGCCGTCGAGGCGGCGCTTTCGAACCCCCTGCGTCCGGCGCCGAAGCGCCTTCTGGCGACCCCGGACCGCGCCAAGCGACTCGGCCCCGATCTGCAGAAGCTGACCTGCCTGCAGGTTATGGAGGGCCAGGAGATCGCCAAGCACCTGCCGCAGGGCGCCGTGCACCAAGGTCTGGCCCTGAAGATCGACGAGGCCGAATCGCTGTCGATCGCCGAGATGGGCTCGCCGGCCAAGGGGCTGCTGGTCATGCTGGACCAGATCACCGACCCGCAGAACATCGGCGCCATCTTCCGGTCGGCCGCCGCCTTCGGGGCCAAGGGCGTTATCCTGCAGGACCGCCACGCCCCGGTGCTGTCCGGCGTGCTGGCCAAGACCGCCGTCGGGGCGGTGGACAAGGTCGCGCACGCGCGCGTGGTCAATCTTTCCCGCGCCCTCGAGGAACTGGCCGACATGGGCTGGCGCGCCGTAGCCCTGGCCGGCGAGGCCGAGGAAAGCCTGGAGGCCGTCCTCGACCATCAGCCCACCGTGCTCGTTCTGGGTTCGGAGGGCGAAGGCGTTCGCCGTCTTGTCGCGGAACACTGCGACGCCTTGGGAAAGATCCCCATGCCGGGCGGCTTCGAGAGCCTGAACGTGTCCGCCGCAGCGGCGATCGCGCTCTACGAAGCCTCGAAAGTTCGCGCGCCGGACGAAACTGTTTCGTGA
- a CDS encoding stalk-specific protein X encodes MFGRKVRLAALATTAVGVLALAGCSAGDPVNTPPPASDRQDASMTPELMGAPPPPSAEQAQDGLLGGPSQTQAQARADAGVSSSPLPPPPRNSHLKTWRRPDGTLVTAMRPIANPKGASRYEQKPHRVHATIPAAHAAPKPVVQSAPKPTPKPVVVAKPVTPKTVAPAPAPVQAVKPVVPATPLAKPPVVVAKPPVVPSAPAKPATKLEQLQAVVAPAATTGAVLAAGESLGKNQPGQVTLSLPATLGDLIKQEAAKLGLTKAAKKTSAYAELSGDGYEVTPNGRQTAVVKPGEPTTFAWQVKPGPEAKGQLKSQFGLELNGAKTPQGFSLGEISKRVAALPEQAKKGVGKLDLGGLNGNVTLPGLGAVPIKTALGVALVLLALIILVGVSRSASAARRRAERHRKYRTLTDYGRNEMEYEQEQHAPASTHVSHVNPFLAAAGGAVAGAAVASAVSHHDDHGHGHDGHSQGHDSHGHDAHADAHAHDDHGHAAHDGHGHDLHAEAHPEPHAPAEHVSYVNPMVAAASAHPVSHDDHGHDTQAATHDDHHGEHAAPHDDHGHAAPGHDAHGAGHHDAHQAAPHREPEHAH; translated from the coding sequence ATGTTTGGACGTAAGGTACGCTTGGCCGCCTTGGCCACAACGGCGGTTGGCGTTCTCGCGCTTGCCGGCTGCAGCGCGGGGGATCCGGTAAACACGCCGCCGCCGGCCAGCGACCGCCAGGATGCGTCCATGACGCCGGAGCTGATGGGGGCTCCGCCGCCGCCCAGCGCCGAACAGGCCCAGGACGGTCTGCTGGGAGGTCCGAGCCAGACGCAGGCCCAGGCCCGCGCCGACGCCGGCGTTAGCTCCAGCCCGCTGCCGCCGCCGCCGCGCAACTCGCATCTGAAGACCTGGCGCCGTCCGGACGGCACGCTGGTCACGGCCATGCGCCCGATCGCCAATCCGAAGGGCGCCAGCCGCTACGAGCAGAAGCCGCATCGCGTCCATGCGACGATCCCGGCCGCTCACGCCGCGCCGAAGCCGGTCGTCCAGTCCGCGCCGAAGCCAACGCCCAAGCCCGTGGTCGTCGCCAAGCCGGTGACGCCCAAGACCGTGGCGCCCGCTCCCGCGCCCGTTCAGGCCGTCAAACCGGTCGTGCCCGCCACGCCGCTGGCCAAGCCGCCCGTCGTGGTCGCCAAGCCGCCGGTCGTTCCGTCCGCTCCCGCGAAGCCCGCGACCAAGCTTGAGCAACTGCAGGCCGTCGTCGCGCCCGCCGCCACCACTGGCGCGGTCCTGGCCGCCGGCGAAAGCCTGGGCAAGAATCAGCCCGGCCAGGTGACGCTGTCGCTGCCGGCCACGCTGGGCGACCTGATCAAGCAGGAAGCCGCCAAGCTGGGCCTGACCAAGGCCGCCAAGAAGACCAGCGCCTATGCCGAACTATCGGGCGACGGCTATGAAGTCACGCCGAACGGCCGCCAGACCGCGGTCGTCAAGCCGGGCGAACCGACCACCTTCGCGTGGCAGGTCAAACCGGGTCCGGAGGCCAAGGGCCAGCTGAAGTCTCAGTTCGGCCTCGAGCTGAACGGCGCCAAGACCCCGCAAGGCTTCTCGCTGGGCGAAATCAGCAAGCGCGTCGCCGCCCTGCCTGAACAGGCCAAGAAGGGCGTGGGCAAGCTCGACCTGGGCGGCCTGAATGGCAACGTCACGCTTCCAGGCCTCGGCGCGGTGCCGATCAAGACCGCGCTGGGCGTGGCCCTGGTGCTGCTGGCGCTGATCATCCTGGTCGGCGTCTCGCGCAGCGCCTCGGCGGCGCGTCGCCGCGCCGAACGCCACCGCAAGTACCGCACCCTGACCGACTACGGCCGCAATGAGATGGAGTACGAGCAGGAGCAGCACGCCCCGGCCTCGACCCACGTCTCGCACGTCAACCCGTTCCTGGCCGCGGCCGGTGGCGCGGTGGCGGGCGCGGCGGTCGCTTCGGCGGTCTCGCATCATGACGACCACGGTCATGGCCACGACGGTCACAGCCAGGGGCATGACAGCCATGGCCACGACGCTCATGCTGACGCTCATGCGCATGACGACCATGGCCATGCGGCGCACGATGGCCACGGCCACGACCTGCACGCCGAGGCTCATCCTGAGCCGCACGCGCCGGCCGAGCATGTCAGTTACGTGAACCCCATGGTCGCGGCCGCCTCGGCCCACCCAGTCAGCCATGACGATCACGGCCACGACACGCAGGCCGCGACCCATGACGACCACCACGGCGAACACGCCGCGCCTCATGACGACCACGGGCACGCCGCGCCCGGTCATGACGCTCACGGCGCCGGGCATCACGACGCCCATCAGGCGGCTCCTCATCGGGAACCCGAGCACGCTCACTAG